The Humulus lupulus chromosome 3, drHumLupu1.1, whole genome shotgun sequence genome window below encodes:
- the LOC133821369 gene encoding acetyl-CoA acetyltransferase 1-like: MFDAAKLRKLRPSFKQNEGSVTVGNASIISDGAAALVLVSGEKALQLGLQVIAKIKGNADTAQAPEFFTTAPALVIPKAISNAGLDASQIDYYEINEAFSVVALANQKLLGLNPESLNVHGGAVSLGHPLGCSGARILVTLLGVIYKLPFSCSAFLV; encoded by the exons ATG TTTGATGCTGCAAAATTAAGAAAGCTAAGACCAAGTTTCAAGCAGAATGAGGGCTCTGTTACTGTTGGCAATGCTTCAATCATAAG TGATGGTGCAGCTGCATTAGTCCTAGTGAGTGGAGAGAAGGCACTTCAACTTGGATTGCAAGTAATTGCAAAGATTAAGGGCAATGCTGATACAGCTCAG GCACCTGAATTCTTTACAACTGCTCCAGCCCTTGTGATACCAAAAGCTATTTCAAATGCTGGTTTAGATGCTTCTCAGATTGATTACTATGAAATAAATGAAGCATTTTCT GTTGTAGCTCTAGCCAATCAAAAGCTGCTTGGTCTTAATCCT GAAAGCCTTAACGTACATGGTGGGGCTGTATCATTGGGACACCCATTAGGATGCAGTGGAGCTCGtatcttggtcacattgttagggGTAATCTATAAGCTTCCCTTCTCTTGCAGTGCATTCCTAGTTTGA